A stretch of DNA from Ricinus communis isolate WT05 ecotype wild-type chromosome 4, ASM1957865v1, whole genome shotgun sequence:
GTTACCTTTTTCTATGTTACGACATTAATAAAcatagaattttaataatagagTTATATCCTAAATGATAAACTATCAAAATGAttcctaaaaatattataaaatttatttttaaaaaccaTTTCATCTTATTAgttataagattaaaaaatacatattaattttatttattgtgagTTTGTTATAGTTACTTGATTACtcaaataaatgattttattattaaaatttcataatttattaatattagattgtaggtttttaatgatattagtCGAGCGgattaaaatgaaaacaatatAAAACCACAAACCTTAAAATGATAAGAAAAAAGCCACAGAACCTTAACCTTAAGTAAAAAAGTGCGCAACCACAAGATacttttttatacttttctctaaatttaaatattcaaaaaaatatttgaaagattatatatatatatatatatacacgacggtttttcaaattaaaaatcaagaaGCAACCAATTAACCAATTTTTTttgcaaaaaagaaattaaaaccaaACCGGCCAGTTCGATTAACTGATATTTTTGGTTCAGTTTCAATAGGTTTCTTTTGCTCACCCTTAATTCTATGCCACGGCTAAGGAGCCTTATGCATAAAGTTATCATCACCATATCACCAAGCCATTTGAAAGGGGAAAAGTGTGGACACAAAGTCTCTTGCAATGCTAAGATGTATAATACAGCAAATAATAGAGCTCAATTTTCTCTAAACATAAATAGATTTGCTTGTTTGCCTGCAACCATTATCGATAACTAACTAGCAATTTAAAAACAGATCTGcaaccattttttttatttatacgggTAAATTCTGCAGAACTGTAGGTTCTCACACCcatactattttaatttaactaaaagCAAATATGGCAGTAAAGACTAGAACCTCATActatagaaaaatagaaaaatgataaatagtTCTGCCTAAGGTATAAAATTTCCCAAACAACCCTACTGAAACATAAAAGTACCTATTTAATATTCCTTATGACTAAGAGTTTATAATAATTGTGAAGGACTTCTCTCCAAAATAGGCTATGGTGACGAATAGGACTTAGTCTATGCCTATGAGAAGGAATACACTATACAATATACATTGGACTTCTCTCCAAAACAGGCTATGGTGACAGATAGGAGTTAGTCTGTCTATGAGAAAGAATATACTATACAATATACATCATGATACCCTTTCTTGAACAAACACATTACAATCAACATGTGACAATTAGTGGGTTATCACAAGACTTTCAACTCATTTGCTGCTCTTCTAATGAAATCACCGTCAAATACGGAGCACTGTTTTATTATGGGAAAGGGAAATTCTACCTTCCTATTGTTTAGCTTTTCTAAGGACCAAAAGATACTAAATGGTTGTACATTTAAAGCAGCCACCAATCACCATATTATGTTCAACACCTTAAGCATTTTCACTACATACAAGGTGGACAAGAAAAACCTAGAAACTGAGTTCCAAAACCTCGTACATCAACACAAATCATCCTCATTGCATCAAGCTTAATAGAGCTCCAGCAAATTCCTGAAATGGGAGCTCCAGCACTGCAGTGACTTCACTATCGTACTACTACAAAAGGTACACCTTTGTGTAAATTCCAATGGCTCTCAATTCTAAAAAGGGACTTCGTTATTAGTGCTAAGAAAGTAGATGTACCTTTACCTTCATCCCACTGAGTCCAAAAGTGTTTTCGTCTCCTTCTTTGCAATACAGCTCCTTTCTAACCACAAAAGTCAAATATTCTACGGAAGTGCAGCAGTCCAGCATTCTCAAGTCAACCTCTAATAGGAAAGAGCTACCTAAAGAAAGGGCTTTGCCTCTACAAGATCTTCCAAGAAACTTACATCACAACTTTTATCAACCAGAACGACCAGGTTACTCAGTAGATCTATTCGGCAGACCAACAACAAATTTCACCTTCCATATCTTAAGATTCTTACTTTAAACTTGTTCATAATAATGCAGAGAGGTTATCCCCTGAACTAAGCAATGCAACCAACATAGTACAgttttgatttataataatgGTTAATCCTTTTCTGGAAAAGAATTGGATATTTATAACTACTCGATCAGATAAGTAAGTACCTGCTGCAACCCAAGTGGCTTAAGTGGAATTGATTCATCCTCAAACACACCCCAGAATTCTTGTTCATCCGACAACCACATTACAACTGTCTCCGTTAGTCTAGCAAGTAAAATTTTCTGTATTTTGTCTTTCCCAAGTAATACATCTCCAGCAATGGTTGCTAGTTGCTGTAGTTTTGCAAATAATGCCTGCAGTAAGAAAATTCTTTCATCAATACCAAGAGAATACCAGTGAAACAAAGGCAAATTATGCCTAACTGTACAGTggctaaaagaataaaaactgatgactttttaatatcaagatattaatatcttaaatgAAACTATTCAAGAAGACCAACTGCAGCATATAAAGACCATGGAAGAAAAATTCAGTAACAGGAGAAGAAGGATAACCTGAAATGGCAATGAAGGTAGAGGATCATCAAACAACAAATCCTCTCCATCtccatttaaataaatctgAGCATTTAAACGTGTTTTTCCTTCTCTTGAATAGATGAAACTCAAAACATATTGCCGACAGAAGTGATCTTTAAGCTTGTCAAATGAGTGCTGAAGATGGCGCTTCCAGTCCTTTAATTCTGCGGTAATGCTTGCATTAGGCACTATACTTTCACTTGTTAATTCATTGCTTTCATCCTTCAGGCTCCAAACTTTTGTTACATCAAGTGGTAATAATTCATCAAGAATGGTAAATGCCATCCCCAAAAGTGCAAGCTGTTCTGAATCTGTTTCAGCTCTAAAATGTATATCCTCCTTCAGCTCTGTAAAATGGTCATCATCCAAGGGGCCTGGTAAAGATTTAATCAGCGCATCCATGTACTTATCAAACAGCTGTGATATTCTAGTCAATACGTTTCCTCCAAAATGCAAAACAGCCAGCGGGGTTAGCTGTGCCAATATATCCtgtaaaattatgaaatgatTATTAGATTATCACAGACTAGACTGGCTAATCAACCAGTAAACTTGCAACCCAGGAAAgcagtaaaataaatatccatgTATGCATGTGCTTTGGGCAGATGCAGATGCGCACTAtgattaaaagataaaatgttgaaatgttgaatttattttacCCAGCTTAAACATGCATTTCTGAGCCATGGTGCAGAGGAAAGCAATTGATGTAAAATCGTCATATTAAGGATATTATAAGGTGATCTTCTCGGAGACCATTTCCTAGctaacaacaaaaataatcaaaGTGCTTCATGCTTATGGTGATATGGACACAGAGCGAAGAATTTTTCTCAGTTAAACAAAAGAGAACCAACTCACATCAATAATGTCCATGAATCGCATTCCACTGTCAACAAGCACACTATCTGTCGATGTTGCAAACATAGATAATGGAGATGCAGAATGCAGGGACAATAGTAAGCTCTCATCAGTTTCTGCCATGTCGAGGACTACTCTTCTGGCTCTTCTAAAATTCAGCTCTAAAACCTCTTCAATGTATGGACGTAAGAGTACCAAAAGCAACTTTGACAGTTTTAAACCCTTTGATTCCAACATTGAGCAGTAGTTAAGGCTAGCCTGAACACAATTGCTAGCTGCACCTAATGCTGAAACTGTCTCTGAAGCAGGGGCATTTTCCTTCACCAACCGTGCAAAATATTCTATTTCCCATTCTGCCCATTGGACAACTCTATTGGTATATAAAGGATTATCACCGAATATGGAACCGGATTCTTTTGTTGTCAACGAGATTATTGAGAAGATAAGCCTAGATAGTGTGGCAGGAAATATTTTGGGGCACACAGAACTTGATGGAAGCAAAGCATCAATGCTCTTTTGGAGACGGGTAGCATATGACTTCAGAAATAATTGATGTGCCAAAGGACCCTTCCCCAGCTTGATTAGACCAGATAAAGCTTTCCTCAACTCCAAAATGCCAACCAAAGGCTGTTCTGCGATCTCAATTAGCTGGTCCTCAAGCACTGATTTTCTCTTCAAAAAGGTGGATTTATAGGAAGGTTCTTCAGTTGATAAAACATCTCCCGATACTTTGAGCTCTGGAAATTTTTTCTCTTC
This window harbors:
- the LOC8287290 gene encoding exocyst complex component EXO84C; the encoded protein is MESSEEDDDFPSIESITPQSKTDSLYQSHTEKGIRRLCCELLDLKDAVENLCGNMQTKYLAFLRISEEVVEMEHELVELRKHISTQGILVQDLLTGVCRELEEWNHNGDIDDSKQDSEVDVLQSPLSSDTDDLKAKFLDNIDILLAEHNLEEAIEAFDAEEKKFPELKVSGDVLSTEEPSYKSTFLKRKSVLEDQLIEIAEQPLVGILELRKALSGLIKLGKGPLAHQLFLKSYATRLQKSIDALLPSSSVCPKIFPATLSRLIFSIISLTTKESGSIFGDNPLYTNRVVQWAEWEIEYFARLVKENAPASETVSALGAASNCVQASLNYCSMLESKGLKLSKLLLVLLRPYIEEVLELNFRRARRVVLDMAETDESLLLSLHSASPLSMFATSTDSVLVDSGMRFMDIIDDILAQLTPLAVLHFGGNVLTRISQLFDKYMDALIKSLPGPLDDDHFTELKEDIHFRAETDSEQLALLGMAFTILDELLPLDVTKVWSLKDESNELTSESIVPNASITAELKDWKRHLQHSFDKLKDHFCRQYVLSFIYSREGKTRLNAQIYLNGDGEDLLFDDPLPSLPFQALFAKLQQLATIAGDVLLGKDKIQKILLARLTETVVMWLSDEQEFWGVFEDESIPLKPLGLQQLILDMHFTVEIARFAGYPSRHVHQIASAIIARAIRTFSARGVDPQSALPEDEWFVETAKSAINKLLLGTSGSDTSEIDEDHVILHGKIASDSEDVSSLSTVESFESFVSASMGELDSPAYFTDPES